GGATTTGTTCGAAAATCAGATGACTGAATATCAATCCTGCTTTACAATGCTTTCCTGCTCCCGCCAAAAACAAAAAAGAACGTATATTTATCCGCTTATTTCGCCTTGTCTAATCCTAATAGTCTGTTAATATATTCCAAAGAATTTCCGACGCAGGAGGTCGTGAGCATGGCAAAAGTAGTATTGAAAAATGTGTGCAAAAATTTCGAATCCCCGGAAGGTTTAAAAAAAGTTGTTAAAAACATCAGTTTCACGTGCGAGGATAAGGAGTTTGTTATTTTGGTCGGTCCTTCGGGATGCGGCAAATCCACCACCTTGCGCATGATTGCCGGCCTCGAAGACGTCTCGGCAGGTGAAATCCATATCGGCGGCCAGATGGTCAATGAGGTTGTTTCCCATGACCGGGATATCGCCATGGTTTTCCAAAATTATGCGCTTTATCCGCATATGAATGTTTTTAGCAACATGGCCTTCGGATTACGGCTGCAGCATCTGCCTAAAAAAGAAATTGAAAAACGGGTGATGGAAGCTGCTGAGATCCTGAGAATCACCGAACATCTCACCAAACTCCCCAAGGGTCTTTCCGGCGGCGAGCGTCAACGTGTTGCGGTTGGACGCGCCATTGTCCGTAAACCCAAAGTATTTTTATTTGACGAACCGCTCTCCAACCTGGATGCGGAGATGCGCGAAAGCATGCGGGCTGACATCCGCCAGCTGCATTCCATTCTCAAAGCCACCATGATCTATGTAACCCATGACCAAATCGAGGCCATGACCATGGCTGATCGGATTGTCGTATTGAAAAAGGGCGAGGTTCACCAATTTGACAAACCGCTTAACCTGTATAAAAAACCCTGTAATAAATTTGTGGCCGGTTTCATCGGCAACCAACGCATGAATTTCATTCCCGGTGAGCTAATAAAAAAAGGCAAAGACATTTACTTCTTCAACGAGCACCTCACACTCAAGACCCATACGACACATGCCAAAACACTTTCCAAACGTATTGGCCAAAAAACCACAATGGGTATCCGGCCGGAAAACATTTATGACAAAATTTACGCCGCCAATGCATCCGCCGGTAATACTTTAAAAGCCAAAATCAAAGTCATGTTGCCCACCGGCGAGTATGCCATTTTACACCTTCAGGCGGGTGAGCAAACCATCATCACCAAAGTAAATACCTATGACAAACTTTCAGAAAACAAACAAATTGATATTGTACTGGATATGGGCAAGGCGCATTATTTCGAACCCCGGCCTGACAAGGTGGATCCCGAAAAAAACCAGACCGGCTTGGAAAAAGTCATTTGTTGAGCAGGGAACGGTCCCCCGACCGGAAGAATATTAATTGACGGGATTCCCTGCGGTCGCGACCGTCCCCTACTTTGAAATTTTTCTTTTCGTCTTCGCAACTTTCTTTTTCCTGACCGCGTGTTTCAGGATTTGAACCGGCGGAATGGCTTGCGTTTCCATTTCTTCAATCATGCCTGTTTTCAACACCGGCCGATAGATGGATCCATCCATTTTAATCCCCACCCAGCCAAGTACTTTGGCCGCGCCGCGCTTATAATCTTCCGCAATGTGGTAAAGACAGGGAATGAGCACTAAGGTAATAAAGGTGGCAAAAACAAGACCATATCCAAAAGCCAATGCCAAAGGTGCCACAAAATGATCCTTCCCACCCAACCCATAAATGGTTGGCAATAAACCCAATACAGTTGTGCCGCTGGTTAAAAGAACAGGTCGCAACCGCAGCACACCGGCTTCCAGTAAAGCCTCTTTAATCGGCAGACCTTTTTTACGTTGAATATTGATAAACTCAACCAGAACCAAGGTATTGCTGACAATAACACCCGCCAAACTAAAAAAACCTAAAGTACTCATAAATGAAATGGTTTCATGATGCGCCCAAAGCGCAATCATCATGCCAACCAAGCCAAAAGGAATCGCACTCATAACCACAATAGGCATAATGAGCGAATTCATAAATACCGCCAGAATAATAAAAATAACAAACAATGCAAAAATAAACAAAACGCCCAATTCCCCCATGCTTTCGTTGGTATCTTCCTGCTCACCGCCATAGGAAATATTATATTCAGGATAGGCCTTTTCCAGTGCAGCGAAATGTTCTTTCAGCATCCGGTTCGCTTCCAGGGACGTGATTACATGCGTATCCACCTCTGCTTGTACTTGAACAATCCGCTTGAAATCCAGACGATTAATCATTGAGTAACCGGGCTGCTGCGTCATTTTAGAAACACGACTCAATGGAATCAAGCCATCCATTTTATTTGCAACCAACACTTCCTTAAGGCTCTCTTTGTCTTGTCTGGCTTTTTCCGGAAAACGAACCCGAATATCAATATCTTCTTCACCTTGTTGTACATTGGTTGCGACTGACCCGCTAAAAGCCGCATGCAAAGTTGTTGCAATATCCCGGGCAGATACCTGACCTTTGGCAGCCATCTCCTCATCAATCGTATAACGATACTCTGTTTTACCTTCCTCCAAATCAAAGTTAATATCTTTTACTCCCTCCACCTTTTCCAGATAGGCCGTATACTTTAACGCAATTTCCTTTAAGATTTGAATATCCTGTCCCCGAATTTCAACATTAATCGGCTTTCCCACCGGAGGTCCGTTTCCCTGAATCGTCATTTTCAATTCCATTTCATCCGGCAGTATCTTCGCCTCACGCGCCCGGGCAACCTGATGACGTAATTCCTCTAAAATCCGATACGCATCACGTTTGCGCTTTTTCTCAGAGGTCAAGGCAATTTGAAAAGTGGCTTTATTCGTACCCGCGCCGGGTTTAGGATCTAAAATACTGGCGGTTTCCGTACCCACCCGCACTTGCAAAGATTCCAATTCATGTTCAGGGATTTCTAAAATAATTTTTTCCAGTTTCCTAACTTCCCGCAGGGTTGCGTCCAAATGGGTCCCTTGGGGTAATTTGGCAATAACCTGCATGTTTTCAGCACCACCATCGGGCATAAAAACAAATCCGACTCTGGTCCCAAGATAAAGGGAGCCGACCAGCATTAAAATCAGAACAAACAATGTTACATAACGATGTTTTAATGCACCTTTTAAAAAACCCTTATACTTCAATTGAATGCGTCCGAAAAAACCCCGTTCACAGTTCTCATCTTTCTCAATACAGGCATCAGGCTTTTTAGTCGATGCTGCATGCGCAAAGGTATTAAGATAAGTCGGCAAAACAAACATGGCCACAACCCAGGAAGCAAACAAACAAATCAACAGCACCGCAGGTATTGCCCAGATAAATTTGCCAATAATACCGCTCAAAAACAAAATCGGACTAAAAGCCGCACTGATACATAAGAGGGTTACTGTTACCGGCCAAAAAACTTCCGTCACACCTTTTTGAATGGCCTGTACTTTCGGCAGTCCCTGTTCCATATAACGATGACTGTTCTCAGAAACAACAATACCGAAATCAACAATCATACCCAGTACCATCACCATACCAAAGAGACTGACCACATTAATCGTAATATCCATTATGGACATGCCCACAAAGGCCACCATAATGGATATGGGAATACTCATACTCACAATGGATGCCATACGGACACCTAACAGCATCAACAAAATAAGCGCCAACAAGACAAAACCCGTTAATGCATTGGTTAAAACACTTGAAATCCGTTCTTTGGTGAATTCGCTGGTATCTTCAAAAATTTCAACTGCAACCTCGTCTGCATGCAGCGAGGTATAGGTTTTCATTTTTTCTCGAATAGCGTCAACCATTCGAATTTCATCGGCGCTTCTCTTTTTGTAAACATTAA
The genomic region above belongs to bacterium and contains:
- a CDS encoding efflux RND transporter permease subunit, yielding MLKLIGNLIHKKLLVNLIVVLLVCLGVFTALNINREGFPEVNFDMVTVTTIYPGASPDEIEQLIAIPIEKKLREVNGIDKLRAYNIENVSVFAIYLEDKSDKDEVVDDIKDAIDSINDFPVRAEAPVVKELKLDKTIAIQVALYGKRPGVAYHKIKSAADHIENFFYEIDGVADVEIFGDRDREYLVEVDPAALQRNRIGINTITDKLQSRNIDLPGGALKIRDKEYVLRTKGQFQNITEIRNTVIQANDLGFVVRLKDVATVMDTFEDPDIYERFNGRKAIIVNVYKKRSADEIRMVDAIREKMKTYTSLHADEVAVEIFEDTSEFTKERISSVLTNALTGFVLLALILLMLLGVRMASIVSMSIPISIMVAFVGMSIMDITINVVSLFGMVMVLGMIVDFGIVVSENSHRYMEQGLPKVQAIQKGVTEVFWPVTVTLLCISAAFSPILFLSGIIGKFIWAIPAVLLICLFASWVVAMFVLPTYLNTFAHAASTKKPDACIEKDENCERGFFGRIQLKYKGFLKGALKHRYVTLFVLILMLVGSLYLGTRVGFVFMPDGGAENMQVIAKLPQGTHLDATLREVRKLEKIILEIPEHELESLQVRVGTETASILDPKPGAGTNKATFQIALTSEKKRKRDAYRILEELRHQVARAREAKILPDEMELKMTIQGNGPPVGKPINVEIRGQDIQILKEIALKYTAYLEKVEGVKDINFDLEEGKTEYRYTIDEEMAAKGQVSARDIATTLHAAFSGSVATNVQQGEEDIDIRVRFPEKARQDKESLKEVLVANKMDGLIPLSRVSKMTQQPGYSMINRLDFKRIVQVQAEVDTHVITSLEANRMLKEHFAALEKAYPEYNISYGGEQEDTNESMGELGVLFIFALFVIFIILAVFMNSLIMPIVVMSAIPFGLVGMMIALWAHHETISFMSTLGFFSLAGVIVSNTLVLVEFINIQRKKGLPIKEALLEAGVLRLRPVLLTSGTTVLGLLPTIYGLGGKDHFVAPLALAFGYGLVFATFITLVLIPCLYHIAEDYKRGAAKVLGWVGIKMDGSIYRPVLKTGMIEEMETQAIPPVQILKHAVRKKKVAKTKRKISK
- a CDS encoding ABC transporter ATP-binding protein — its product is MAKVVLKNVCKNFESPEGLKKVVKNISFTCEDKEFVILVGPSGCGKSTTLRMIAGLEDVSAGEIHIGGQMVNEVVSHDRDIAMVFQNYALYPHMNVFSNMAFGLRLQHLPKKEIEKRVMEAAEILRITEHLTKLPKGLSGGERQRVAVGRAIVRKPKVFLFDEPLSNLDAEMRESMRADIRQLHSILKATMIYVTHDQIEAMTMADRIVVLKKGEVHQFDKPLNLYKKPCNKFVAGFIGNQRMNFIPGELIKKGKDIYFFNEHLTLKTHTTHAKTLSKRIGQKTTMGIRPENIYDKIYAANASAGNTLKAKIKVMLPTGEYAILHLQAGEQTIITKVNTYDKLSENKQIDIVLDMGKAHYFEPRPDKVDPEKNQTGLEKVIC